The nucleotide sequence GCGCGGGCCAACGCCGGCGGGTCGAAGTCCGGCCGGATCAGCCCCTTCGACGGGCTGGCCTTCTTGATCTCGGCGATCAGCGCGGTGCGGCCGCCGGCGATGGCGGCCTTGATGGCACCGGCGAACGGGCGCACTGCGCCGGCTTGGCGCGCCGCTGCCTCAAGCGTTGCCAGCGGCCGCGCGCGCTTGGCGGCGGCGATTTCCTCGCGCTTGTAGGCGCCGATGCGGGCGAGAATGTCGCTCATCGATCAAGCATTGGAGACGGCGATCAGGCGGTCAAGGCGGGCTTCGGCCGCACCGCTGTCGAGCGAGCTTTTCGCCAGCGCGAAGCCCTCGGCGAAGCCGTCGACCTTGCCGGACACCACCAGCGCCGCGGCGGCGTTCAGCAGGGCGACGTCGCGGTAGGGGCCGGGTCCGCCCTCCAGCACCCGCCGCAGCGCCTTGGCGTTGTCGGCGGCGTCGCCGCCGCGCAGCGAGTCGGGCTTGGTCGGGCTGAGGCCGACGTCGGCGGGCGAAATCTCGAAGCTGGTCACCTTGCCCTTGTCGAGGGCGGCGACCGCGGTCGCGCCGGTGCTGGTGATTTCGTCGAGCCCGTCGGAGCCATGCACCACCCAGGCGCGCTCGGAGCCGAGATTGGCCAGCACGTGGGCCAGCGGCTCGCACCAGTGGCGCGAGAATACGCCGACCATCTGGCGGGTGACGCCGGCGGGGTTCGACAGCGGCCCGAGCAGGTTGAAGATGGTGCGGGTGCCGAGCTCGACCCGGGTCGGGCCGACATTCTTCATCGCCGGGTGGTGGGCCGGCGCGAACATGAAGCCGATGCCGGCTTC is from Blastochloris viridis and encodes:
- the trpD gene encoding anthranilate phosphoribosyltransferase yields the protein MNSLKELIGKIATGAVLSRDEAAHVFALMMSGEATPSQMGALLMGLRVRGETVDEITGAVSAMRAKMLPVEAPANAVDVVGTGGDASGSYNISTCAAFIVAGAGVPVAKHGNRALSSRSGAADVLAALGVKLDLTPADISACIKEAGIGFMFAPAHHPAMKNVGPTRVELGTRTIFNLLGPLSNPAGVTRQMVGVFSRHWCEPLAHVLANLGSERAWVVHGSDGLDEITSTGATAVAALDKGKVTSFEISPADVGLSPTKPDSLRGGDAADNAKALRRVLEGGPGPYRDVALLNAAAALVVSGKVDGFAEGFALAKSSLDSGAAEARLDRLIAVSNA